The stretch of DNA ATGGATCTGTCGGCCAGCATGGGGATCATAAGCGGACTGGACAGAAACGTGGGGAAACTCTCCGGGTTGATCCAGACCGATGCCCTGATCCGACAGGGGATGGGCGGCGGTCCCCTTCTGAACATGGAGGGGAAGGTCGTAGGCATGAATATAGCGGCTGAGGTTAAGAGGCTTGAGGGATTCGGCTTCGGATTCGCCGTGCCCGCCGATACGATCAAAAGGGTCTCCGAATCGCTCATCCGATCCGGAACGGTCAGAAGGGGATACCTCGGCGTCTATATATCCTCCATAGATGCCGATCTGGCCAGGAAGCTGAAGCTCGGAAGCAGGGAAGGCGTGCTGATAACGGAGGTCATGCCCGGCTCCCCCGCCGAAAAGGCCGGATTTAAAAACGGCGACGTGGTCATCGAGGTGGACGGAGTGAGGGTTAAAGGCCCCACCCAGTTCCGGCAGCTGATCCTCAACACCGAACCCGGGACCGAGACCAACATGAAGGTGATCCGCGATGGTAAGGAGATCGAACTGAAGGTCAAGATAGGAGAACGAGCCGGTGAAGGGAAAACCCCCAGCTTGTTCACCTGGCGAGGTATATCGCTGCAGGAGATGACGGATGAGCTGGCGAAGAGGTTCGGATATGAAGGCGAGGAGGGCGTGCTCGTGGCGAACGTCAAATCCGGATCTCCCGGATATGAGGCCGGCATCCAGCCCGGCGACCTGATAACGGACGTCGAGAGGA from Candidatus Poribacteria bacterium encodes:
- a CDS encoding trypsin-like peptidase domain-containing protein, which translates into the protein MRRYVLNVMMIALMGWIAWGSALSQTPSDVIERCSPAVVKVEAKISVKEEKLPDYFKEPFEEFFKKPGEIFRFQIPSPKPHGREEIPKPTSLGSGFLIDGEGHIVTDYNLIERAEDIKVTLSNGKEVKAEVVGSDDVSGVAVLKVNPDELDDIEPLQLAETESLKPGQTVIALGHPKGMDLSASMGIISGLDRNVGKLSGLIQTDALIRQGMGGGPLLNMEGKVVGMNIAAEVKRLEGFGFGFAVPADTIKRVSESLIRSGTVRRGYLGVYISSIDADLARKLKLGSREGVLITEVMPGSPAEKAGFKNGDVVIEVDGVRVKGPTQFRQLILNTEPGTETNMKVIRDGKEIELKVKIGERAGEGKTPSLFTWRGISLQEMTDELAKRFGYEGEEGVLVANVKSGSPGYEAGIQPGDLITDVERKPVSSIDQFKERVKGLKGDVLLHLRRGKGALFVVVKK